The proteins below come from a single Thermopolyspora flexuosa genomic window:
- a CDS encoding DUF58 domain-containing protein, with protein MTSPEYVLRRLELTVVRRLDGLLQGAHQGLLPGPGSELGDSRPYVPGEDDVRRMDWAVTARTTVPHVRDLVADRELETWALADLSASMDFGTADMDKRDLVIAGVGAIGFLSSRVGDRFGAYVIHGGRVHRFPARTGRPGLYALLQTLVAAPRGEVGADAATTLADGIELLSRARRRRGMRVVVSDFLDPVDPRDPYAERPWERPMRRLAARHQVLAIEVIDPRELELPDVGMVTFTDPETGRAATVHLTRRVREAYAEAALLQRESTRRALRRCGVAHLVLRTDRDWIYDIAQFVLRQRRTAHLLRRAPAAGGAGRPSR; from the coding sequence ATGACCTCGCCCGAGTACGTGCTGCGCCGGCTGGAGCTCACCGTGGTGCGCCGGCTCGACGGGCTGCTGCAGGGGGCCCACCAGGGGCTGCTGCCCGGGCCCGGCAGCGAGCTGGGCGACTCGCGCCCGTACGTGCCGGGCGAGGACGACGTGCGCCGCATGGACTGGGCGGTCACCGCCCGCACCACCGTGCCGCACGTGCGGGACCTGGTCGCCGACCGGGAGCTGGAGACCTGGGCGCTGGCCGACCTGTCGGCGAGCATGGACTTCGGCACCGCCGACATGGACAAGCGCGACCTGGTGATCGCCGGGGTCGGGGCGATCGGGTTCCTGTCGAGCCGGGTCGGCGACCGGTTCGGCGCCTATGTGATCCACGGGGGGCGGGTGCACCGCTTCCCCGCCCGCACCGGGCGGCCCGGCCTGTACGCGCTGCTGCAGACGCTGGTGGCCGCGCCGCGCGGCGAGGTGGGCGCGGACGCGGCCACCACCCTCGCCGACGGCATCGAGCTGCTGTCCCGGGCCCGGCGGCGGCGCGGCATGCGGGTGGTGGTGTCCGACTTCCTCGACCCGGTCGACCCGCGCGACCCGTACGCCGAGCGGCCCTGGGAGCGGCCGATGCGGCGGCTGGCGGCCCGGCACCAGGTGCTCGCGATCGAGGTGATCGACCCGCGCGAGCTGGAGCTGCCGGACGTGGGCATGGTGACGTTCACCGACCCCGAGACCGGCCGCGCCGCCACGGTCCACCTCACCCGCAGGGTCCGCGAGGCGTACGCCGAGGCGGCGCTGCTGCAGCGCGAGTCGACCCGGCGGGCGCTGCGCCGCTGCGGCGTGGCGCACCTGGTGCTGCGCACCGACCGGGACTGGATCTACGACATCGCCCAGTTCGTGCTCCGGCAGCGGCGGACCGCGCACCTGCTGCGCCGGGCGCCTGCGGCCGGGGGAGCAGGGAGGCCGAGCAGGTGA
- a CDS encoding AAA family ATPase has product MTVAEEPVPEGAGHGAAAAGAGHQPGPDRQQATPAQGPPAVPAEPSRPGDQVAVAADANLLRQALAEVRRVIVGQEHMVERLLVALLARGHCLLEGVPGVAKTLAASTLATVVGGTFARVQFTPDLVPSDIVGTRVYHPSSESFDIELGPVFVNFLLADEINRAPAKVQSALLEVMAERQVTLAGRTHPLPRPFIVLATQNPIESEGVYPLPEVQRDRFLFRVRVHHPTAQEELEILHRMSVTPPRPATVLDPPRLLALQDAAERVSVHHLVADYVVRLVMATRAPAEYGLRDLEDVIEIGVSPRATLGLVAAGRALALLRGRDYLLPDDVRDVAVDVMAHRLMLTFDALADGVDPEDVVRRILAAVPPPLVVWNQGQG; this is encoded by the coding sequence ATGACCGTTGCCGAAGAACCGGTCCCGGAGGGCGCCGGGCACGGCGCCGCCGCCGCGGGCGCGGGACACCAGCCCGGACCCGACAGACAGCAGGCCACCCCGGCTCAGGGCCCGCCCGCGGTGCCCGCCGAACCGTCCCGCCCCGGCGACCAGGTCGCGGTCGCCGCCGACGCCAACCTGCTGCGGCAGGCCCTCGCCGAGGTGCGCCGGGTCATCGTCGGCCAGGAGCACATGGTCGAGCGGCTGCTGGTGGCGCTGCTGGCCCGCGGGCACTGCCTGCTGGAGGGCGTGCCGGGCGTGGCCAAGACGCTCGCCGCCTCCACGCTGGCGACCGTGGTCGGCGGCACGTTCGCCCGCGTCCAGTTCACCCCCGACCTGGTGCCGAGCGACATCGTCGGCACCCGCGTCTACCACCCCTCCTCCGAGAGCTTCGACATCGAGCTGGGGCCGGTGTTCGTCAACTTCCTGCTCGCCGACGAGATCAACCGGGCCCCGGCGAAGGTGCAGTCGGCGCTGCTGGAGGTCATGGCCGAGCGGCAGGTGACGCTGGCCGGCCGTACCCACCCGCTGCCCAGGCCGTTCATCGTCCTGGCCACCCAGAACCCGATCGAGTCCGAGGGCGTCTACCCGCTGCCGGAGGTGCAGCGGGACCGGTTCCTGTTCCGGGTGCGGGTGCACCACCCGACCGCGCAGGAGGAGCTGGAGATCCTGCACCGGATGAGCGTCACCCCGCCCAGGCCGGCCACCGTGCTCGACCCGCCGCGGCTGCTCGCGCTGCAGGACGCCGCCGAGCGGGTCTCGGTGCACCACCTGGTCGCCGACTACGTGGTGCGGCTGGTGATGGCGACCCGCGCCCCGGCCGAGTACGGCCTGCGCGACCTGGAGGACGTGATCGAGATCGGGGTGAGCCCGCGCGCCACCCTGGGCCTGGTCGCGGCCGGGCGCGCCCTGGCGCTGCTGCGCGGCCGCGACTACCTGCTGCCCGACGACGTGCGGGACGTCGCGGTCGACGTGATGGCCCACCGGCTCATGCTCACCTTCGACGCGCTCGCCGACGGCGTCGACCCCGAGGACGTGGTGCGGCGGATCCTGGCGGCCGTGCCCCCGCCGCTGGTGGTGTGGAACCAGGGCCAGGGGTGA